The following are encoded in a window of Megalopta genalis isolate 19385.01 chromosome 6, iyMegGena1_principal, whole genome shotgun sequence genomic DNA:
- the LOC117220715 gene encoding MBT domain-containing protein 1 isoform X1 yields MDVQASNGMDICMNSVYASIPGLPELGMVWMGDMMVHGEPTHELMLDPRQAESPFFSHGSNPYEDIRNHQMAPTMVRYLPPQYSNECSEADEAMEAVDVQEIQQEYDSQSERQEMTDYLSLEDYMGDEEREQVVTNAATQTTQDNRNRKIKPIKHPGLVLKTPIAYQPHTDLNFIPIRKDGIAVCEKCGAIGVKHAFYTKERRFCSRACARSSEHTAPTADSTYSPSHSVEPPTSVNPTSPNESNTVKQTLVNEETDVNEQIEQEKDKEKDEGKEKVISEPVMPEDLPVRRKRTAEMAGSYDWTPQLVEPGFCAAPVSCFKHAPISEIWDNITVGMKVEVENTDCDEVCEAFPDSFWVATVLRISGYRALLRYEGFGLNADKDFWVSLCSNDIHPVGWCATIGKPLIPPNTIANKYKDWKDFLMRRLTGARTLPTNFYNKVNDSMKSRFRCGLHLEVVDKNRISQVKVATIQKIVGKRLHVRYYDSPPEDNGFWCHEDSPLIHPVGWAKRVGQTLDAYPEYLDRVSKSKLCEDDSTEDLFYVPKNHHLHLCYTFREGMKIEAIDPLNLSAICAATVMQVLKEDYIMIRIDSYDEDASGADWFCYHSCSPCIFPIGFCSQHGLPLTPPKGYDPTTFTWDAYLTETNTIPAPVQLFNREIPQHGFIEGMRLEAADLMDPRLVCVATITRVIGRLLRVHFDGWEDEYDQWLDCQSPDIYPVGWCDLVDHKLEGPRVLTKNTSPTVKSPRGLKRKAKRKLKKSSKISCAKNILPRHSERISMARERERELEPAQGVKIERERDVESLPEQRNREPEPAEEPAGPDQTLPSPTTGQGQALNDTQSEIQSPPPPKERTATSYINVTSASSKYIPRLADGVQKSSESGDLVPSEWNVFDVAQFLRVNDCATYCDNFSKRKIDGKTLLTLTKDQIIDLTGFKVGPSLKIYDLIQQLKIKVNPAQERLKLGMKKLL; encoded by the exons ATGGACGTGCAAGCTTCTAATG GAATGGATATTTGTATGAATTCAGTGTATGCCTCCATCCCTGGATTACCAGAACTAGGGATGGTATGGATGGGCGATATGATGGTACACGGAGAACCCACTCATGAACTAATGTTGGATCCCCGTCAAGCTGAAAGTCCATTTTTCTCCCATGGCTCGAATCCGTACGAGGACATTAGAAATCATCAAATGGCACCCACTATGGTACGATATTTGCCACCACAATATTCTAACGAATGTTCAGAAGCGGACGAAGCTATGGAAGCTGTCGATGTTCAAGAAATACAACAA GAGTACGACTCTCAATCCGAAAGGCAAGAAATGACAGATTATTTATCGTTAGAAGATTACATGGGCGATGAAGAAAGGGAGCAAGTTGTAACTAATGCAGCTACACAAACTACTCAGGACAATcgtaatagaaaaataaaaccTATAAAACATCCTGGACTTGTTTTAAAAACACCGATTGCTTATCAACCACATACAGATTTAAACTTTATTCCTATTCGTAAAGATGGTATAG CTGTGTGTGAAAAATGTGGTGCTATTGGCGTAAAGCATGCATTTTACACAAAAGAACGTAGATTTTGCAGTAGAGCGTGCGCAAGATCTTCAGAACACACTGCTCCCACTGCAGATTCTACGTATAGTCCATCTCATTCTGTAGAACCACCTACATCGGTAAATCCTACATCGCCGAACGAATCAAATACAGTGAAACAA actTTAGTCAATGAAGAAACCGATGTAAACGAACAGATTGAACAagaaaaagataaagaaaaagACGAAGGAAAAGAAAAAGTTATATCTGAACCAGTGATGCCAGAAGATTTACCTGTAAGAAGAAAAAGAACCGCCGAAATGGCAGGTTCTTACGATTGGACCCCGCAACTTGTGGAACCTGGATTTTGTGCTGCTCCAGtatcttgttttaaacat GCTCCTATATCAGAAATATGGGATAATATAACAGTCGGTATGAAAGTTGAAGTTGAGAACACAGATTGCGATGAGGTATGCGAAGCTTTTCCGGATTCTTTTTGGGTCGCTACCGTATTGCGTATATCCGgatacagagctttattaaggtACGAAGGTTTCGGACTTAACGCTGATAAAGATTTCTGGGTATCATTATGCTCGAATGACATTCATCCAGTAGGCTGGTGTGCAACAATTGGAAAGCCATTGATTCCACCTAATA CGATTGCTAACAAATACAAAGACTGGAAAGATTTTCTAATGAGACGTTTAACCGGTGCAAGAACACTGCCaactaatttttataataaagttAACGATAGTATGAAGTCGCGCTTCAGATGCGGACTTCATTTGGAGGTAGTAGATAAAAATAGAATCTCCCAGGTAAAAGTAGCAACGATACAGAAGATTGTTGGGAAACGTTTACACGTAAGATACTATGACTCGCCACCCGAAGACAATGGTTTTTGGTGCCACGAAGATTCTCCCCTTATACATCCTGTTGGCTGGGCCAAGAGGGTAGGGCAGACGTTAGATGCGTATCCTGAGTATTTGGATCGTGTCTCGAAATCAAAACTATGCGAAGACGATTCCACAGAAGATCTTTTTTATGTGCCAAAGAACCATCATTTGCACCTCTGTTATACATTCAGGGAAGGAATGAAAATAGAAGCCATTGATCCGCTTAATCTTTCGGCCATATGCGCGGCAACGGTTATGCAAGTTTTAAAGGAAGACTACATAATGATTCGTATAGATAGTTACGACGAGGATGCGAGTGGTGCTGATTGGTTCTGTTATCATTCatgttcaccttgtatttttCCAATCGGATTTTGTTCACAACATGGTTTACCGCTTACACCACCAAAGGGCTACGATCCTACTACATTCACATGGGATGCATATTTAACAGAGACGAATACTATACCGGCTCCTGTGCAATTATTTAATAGG GAAATACCTCAACACGGTTTTATTGAGGGAATGAGGCTCGAAGCTGCCGATTTGATGGATCCTAGATTAGTTTGCGTTGCTACTATTACTAGGGTGATCGGAAGGTTATTAAGAGTACACTTCGATGGTTGGGAAGACGAGTACGACCAATGGTTAGATTGTCAGAGTCCCGACATTTATCCAGTTGGGTGGTGCGATCTGGTCGATCATAAACTAGAAGGGCCCCGTGTACTCACTAAAAACACTAGTCCTACTG TAAAATCACCAAGAGGCCTTAAACGTAAAGCTAAGAGAAAGTTGAAGAAAAGCAGCAAAATATCCTGCGCGAAAAACATTCTACCTCGGCACAGCGAACGTATTAGCATGGCTCGTGAACGTGAACGAGAATTAGAGCCAGCTCAAGGGGTAAAGATTGAAAGAGAACGCGACGTGGAAAGCTTACCAGAACAAAGGAATAGAGAACCGGAGCCGGCAGAAGAGCCTGCTGGTCCTGATCAAACATTACCCAGTCCTACCACGGGACAAGGTCAAGCGCTAAATGATACTCAAAGTGAAATACAAAGTCCTCCGCCGCCGAAAGAAAGAACTGCGACATCGTATATCAAT GTGACGTCTGCCTCTAGTAAATACATCCCAAGGCTAGCAGATGGTGTTCAGAAAAGTTCTGAGTCTGGTGATTTAGTGCCATCTGAATGGAATGTGTTTGATGTTGCACAATTCCTTCGTGTTAATGATTGTGCAACATATTGCGATAATTTTAGTAAACGTAAAATAGATGGGAAAACTTTGTTGACGCTCACTAAGGACCAAATAATAGACCTGACAGGTTTCAAAGTTGGGCCTTCCTTAAAAATATATGATCTTATTCAGCAATTAAAAATCAAAGTGAATCCAGCTCAGGAAAGATTGAAATTAggaatgaaaaaattattataa
- the LOC117220715 gene encoding polycomb protein Sfmbt isoform X2, which produces MDVQASNVYASIPGLPELGMVWMGDMMVHGEPTHELMLDPRQAESPFFSHGSNPYEDIRNHQMAPTMVRYLPPQYSNECSEADEAMEAVDVQEIQQEYDSQSERQEMTDYLSLEDYMGDEEREQVVTNAATQTTQDNRNRKIKPIKHPGLVLKTPIAYQPHTDLNFIPIRKDGIAVCEKCGAIGVKHAFYTKERRFCSRACARSSEHTAPTADSTYSPSHSVEPPTSVNPTSPNESNTVKQTLVNEETDVNEQIEQEKDKEKDEGKEKVISEPVMPEDLPVRRKRTAEMAGSYDWTPQLVEPGFCAAPVSCFKHAPISEIWDNITVGMKVEVENTDCDEVCEAFPDSFWVATVLRISGYRALLRYEGFGLNADKDFWVSLCSNDIHPVGWCATIGKPLIPPNTIANKYKDWKDFLMRRLTGARTLPTNFYNKVNDSMKSRFRCGLHLEVVDKNRISQVKVATIQKIVGKRLHVRYYDSPPEDNGFWCHEDSPLIHPVGWAKRVGQTLDAYPEYLDRVSKSKLCEDDSTEDLFYVPKNHHLHLCYTFREGMKIEAIDPLNLSAICAATVMQVLKEDYIMIRIDSYDEDASGADWFCYHSCSPCIFPIGFCSQHGLPLTPPKGYDPTTFTWDAYLTETNTIPAPVQLFNREIPQHGFIEGMRLEAADLMDPRLVCVATITRVIGRLLRVHFDGWEDEYDQWLDCQSPDIYPVGWCDLVDHKLEGPRVLTKNTSPTVKSPRGLKRKAKRKLKKSSKISCAKNILPRHSERISMARERERELEPAQGVKIERERDVESLPEQRNREPEPAEEPAGPDQTLPSPTTGQGQALNDTQSEIQSPPPPKERTATSYINVTSASSKYIPRLADGVQKSSESGDLVPSEWNVFDVAQFLRVNDCATYCDNFSKRKIDGKTLLTLTKDQIIDLTGFKVGPSLKIYDLIQQLKIKVNPAQERLKLGMKKLL; this is translated from the exons ATGGACGTGCAAGCTTCTAATG TGTATGCCTCCATCCCTGGATTACCAGAACTAGGGATGGTATGGATGGGCGATATGATGGTACACGGAGAACCCACTCATGAACTAATGTTGGATCCCCGTCAAGCTGAAAGTCCATTTTTCTCCCATGGCTCGAATCCGTACGAGGACATTAGAAATCATCAAATGGCACCCACTATGGTACGATATTTGCCACCACAATATTCTAACGAATGTTCAGAAGCGGACGAAGCTATGGAAGCTGTCGATGTTCAAGAAATACAACAA GAGTACGACTCTCAATCCGAAAGGCAAGAAATGACAGATTATTTATCGTTAGAAGATTACATGGGCGATGAAGAAAGGGAGCAAGTTGTAACTAATGCAGCTACACAAACTACTCAGGACAATcgtaatagaaaaataaaaccTATAAAACATCCTGGACTTGTTTTAAAAACACCGATTGCTTATCAACCACATACAGATTTAAACTTTATTCCTATTCGTAAAGATGGTATAG CTGTGTGTGAAAAATGTGGTGCTATTGGCGTAAAGCATGCATTTTACACAAAAGAACGTAGATTTTGCAGTAGAGCGTGCGCAAGATCTTCAGAACACACTGCTCCCACTGCAGATTCTACGTATAGTCCATCTCATTCTGTAGAACCACCTACATCGGTAAATCCTACATCGCCGAACGAATCAAATACAGTGAAACAA actTTAGTCAATGAAGAAACCGATGTAAACGAACAGATTGAACAagaaaaagataaagaaaaagACGAAGGAAAAGAAAAAGTTATATCTGAACCAGTGATGCCAGAAGATTTACCTGTAAGAAGAAAAAGAACCGCCGAAATGGCAGGTTCTTACGATTGGACCCCGCAACTTGTGGAACCTGGATTTTGTGCTGCTCCAGtatcttgttttaaacat GCTCCTATATCAGAAATATGGGATAATATAACAGTCGGTATGAAAGTTGAAGTTGAGAACACAGATTGCGATGAGGTATGCGAAGCTTTTCCGGATTCTTTTTGGGTCGCTACCGTATTGCGTATATCCGgatacagagctttattaaggtACGAAGGTTTCGGACTTAACGCTGATAAAGATTTCTGGGTATCATTATGCTCGAATGACATTCATCCAGTAGGCTGGTGTGCAACAATTGGAAAGCCATTGATTCCACCTAATA CGATTGCTAACAAATACAAAGACTGGAAAGATTTTCTAATGAGACGTTTAACCGGTGCAAGAACACTGCCaactaatttttataataaagttAACGATAGTATGAAGTCGCGCTTCAGATGCGGACTTCATTTGGAGGTAGTAGATAAAAATAGAATCTCCCAGGTAAAAGTAGCAACGATACAGAAGATTGTTGGGAAACGTTTACACGTAAGATACTATGACTCGCCACCCGAAGACAATGGTTTTTGGTGCCACGAAGATTCTCCCCTTATACATCCTGTTGGCTGGGCCAAGAGGGTAGGGCAGACGTTAGATGCGTATCCTGAGTATTTGGATCGTGTCTCGAAATCAAAACTATGCGAAGACGATTCCACAGAAGATCTTTTTTATGTGCCAAAGAACCATCATTTGCACCTCTGTTATACATTCAGGGAAGGAATGAAAATAGAAGCCATTGATCCGCTTAATCTTTCGGCCATATGCGCGGCAACGGTTATGCAAGTTTTAAAGGAAGACTACATAATGATTCGTATAGATAGTTACGACGAGGATGCGAGTGGTGCTGATTGGTTCTGTTATCATTCatgttcaccttgtatttttCCAATCGGATTTTGTTCACAACATGGTTTACCGCTTACACCACCAAAGGGCTACGATCCTACTACATTCACATGGGATGCATATTTAACAGAGACGAATACTATACCGGCTCCTGTGCAATTATTTAATAGG GAAATACCTCAACACGGTTTTATTGAGGGAATGAGGCTCGAAGCTGCCGATTTGATGGATCCTAGATTAGTTTGCGTTGCTACTATTACTAGGGTGATCGGAAGGTTATTAAGAGTACACTTCGATGGTTGGGAAGACGAGTACGACCAATGGTTAGATTGTCAGAGTCCCGACATTTATCCAGTTGGGTGGTGCGATCTGGTCGATCATAAACTAGAAGGGCCCCGTGTACTCACTAAAAACACTAGTCCTACTG TAAAATCACCAAGAGGCCTTAAACGTAAAGCTAAGAGAAAGTTGAAGAAAAGCAGCAAAATATCCTGCGCGAAAAACATTCTACCTCGGCACAGCGAACGTATTAGCATGGCTCGTGAACGTGAACGAGAATTAGAGCCAGCTCAAGGGGTAAAGATTGAAAGAGAACGCGACGTGGAAAGCTTACCAGAACAAAGGAATAGAGAACCGGAGCCGGCAGAAGAGCCTGCTGGTCCTGATCAAACATTACCCAGTCCTACCACGGGACAAGGTCAAGCGCTAAATGATACTCAAAGTGAAATACAAAGTCCTCCGCCGCCGAAAGAAAGAACTGCGACATCGTATATCAAT GTGACGTCTGCCTCTAGTAAATACATCCCAAGGCTAGCAGATGGTGTTCAGAAAAGTTCTGAGTCTGGTGATTTAGTGCCATCTGAATGGAATGTGTTTGATGTTGCACAATTCCTTCGTGTTAATGATTGTGCAACATATTGCGATAATTTTAGTAAACGTAAAATAGATGGGAAAACTTTGTTGACGCTCACTAAGGACCAAATAATAGACCTGACAGGTTTCAAAGTTGGGCCTTCCTTAAAAATATATGATCTTATTCAGCAATTAAAAATCAAAGTGAATCCAGCTCAGGAAAGATTGAAATTAggaatgaaaaaattattataa
- the LOC117220715 gene encoding polycomb protein Sfmbt isoform X4: protein MYPSGKVYASIPGLPELGMVWMGDMMVHGEPTHELMLDPRQAESPFFSHGSNPYEDIRNHQMAPTMVRYLPPQYSNECSEADEAMEAVDVQEIQQEYDSQSERQEMTDYLSLEDYMGDEEREQVVTNAATQTTQDNRNRKIKPIKHPGLVLKTPIAYQPHTDLNFIPIRKDGIAVCEKCGAIGVKHAFYTKERRFCSRACARSSEHTAPTADSTYSPSHSVEPPTSVNPTSPNESNTVKQTLVNEETDVNEQIEQEKDKEKDEGKEKVISEPVMPEDLPVRRKRTAEMAGSYDWTPQLVEPGFCAAPVSCFKHAPISEIWDNITVGMKVEVENTDCDEVCEAFPDSFWVATVLRISGYRALLRYEGFGLNADKDFWVSLCSNDIHPVGWCATIGKPLIPPNTIANKYKDWKDFLMRRLTGARTLPTNFYNKVNDSMKSRFRCGLHLEVVDKNRISQVKVATIQKIVGKRLHVRYYDSPPEDNGFWCHEDSPLIHPVGWAKRVGQTLDAYPEYLDRVSKSKLCEDDSTEDLFYVPKNHHLHLCYTFREGMKIEAIDPLNLSAICAATVMQVLKEDYIMIRIDSYDEDASGADWFCYHSCSPCIFPIGFCSQHGLPLTPPKGYDPTTFTWDAYLTETNTIPAPVQLFNREIPQHGFIEGMRLEAADLMDPRLVCVATITRVIGRLLRVHFDGWEDEYDQWLDCQSPDIYPVGWCDLVDHKLEGPRVLTKNTSPTVKSPRGLKRKAKRKLKKSSKISCAKNILPRHSERISMARERERELEPAQGVKIERERDVESLPEQRNREPEPAEEPAGPDQTLPSPTTGQGQALNDTQSEIQSPPPPKERTATSYINVTSASSKYIPRLADGVQKSSESGDLVPSEWNVFDVAQFLRVNDCATYCDNFSKRKIDGKTLLTLTKDQIIDLTGFKVGPSLKIYDLIQQLKIKVNPAQERLKLGMKKLL from the exons ATGTATCCCAGTGGAAAAG TGTATGCCTCCATCCCTGGATTACCAGAACTAGGGATGGTATGGATGGGCGATATGATGGTACACGGAGAACCCACTCATGAACTAATGTTGGATCCCCGTCAAGCTGAAAGTCCATTTTTCTCCCATGGCTCGAATCCGTACGAGGACATTAGAAATCATCAAATGGCACCCACTATGGTACGATATTTGCCACCACAATATTCTAACGAATGTTCAGAAGCGGACGAAGCTATGGAAGCTGTCGATGTTCAAGAAATACAACAA GAGTACGACTCTCAATCCGAAAGGCAAGAAATGACAGATTATTTATCGTTAGAAGATTACATGGGCGATGAAGAAAGGGAGCAAGTTGTAACTAATGCAGCTACACAAACTACTCAGGACAATcgtaatagaaaaataaaaccTATAAAACATCCTGGACTTGTTTTAAAAACACCGATTGCTTATCAACCACATACAGATTTAAACTTTATTCCTATTCGTAAAGATGGTATAG CTGTGTGTGAAAAATGTGGTGCTATTGGCGTAAAGCATGCATTTTACACAAAAGAACGTAGATTTTGCAGTAGAGCGTGCGCAAGATCTTCAGAACACACTGCTCCCACTGCAGATTCTACGTATAGTCCATCTCATTCTGTAGAACCACCTACATCGGTAAATCCTACATCGCCGAACGAATCAAATACAGTGAAACAA actTTAGTCAATGAAGAAACCGATGTAAACGAACAGATTGAACAagaaaaagataaagaaaaagACGAAGGAAAAGAAAAAGTTATATCTGAACCAGTGATGCCAGAAGATTTACCTGTAAGAAGAAAAAGAACCGCCGAAATGGCAGGTTCTTACGATTGGACCCCGCAACTTGTGGAACCTGGATTTTGTGCTGCTCCAGtatcttgttttaaacat GCTCCTATATCAGAAATATGGGATAATATAACAGTCGGTATGAAAGTTGAAGTTGAGAACACAGATTGCGATGAGGTATGCGAAGCTTTTCCGGATTCTTTTTGGGTCGCTACCGTATTGCGTATATCCGgatacagagctttattaaggtACGAAGGTTTCGGACTTAACGCTGATAAAGATTTCTGGGTATCATTATGCTCGAATGACATTCATCCAGTAGGCTGGTGTGCAACAATTGGAAAGCCATTGATTCCACCTAATA CGATTGCTAACAAATACAAAGACTGGAAAGATTTTCTAATGAGACGTTTAACCGGTGCAAGAACACTGCCaactaatttttataataaagttAACGATAGTATGAAGTCGCGCTTCAGATGCGGACTTCATTTGGAGGTAGTAGATAAAAATAGAATCTCCCAGGTAAAAGTAGCAACGATACAGAAGATTGTTGGGAAACGTTTACACGTAAGATACTATGACTCGCCACCCGAAGACAATGGTTTTTGGTGCCACGAAGATTCTCCCCTTATACATCCTGTTGGCTGGGCCAAGAGGGTAGGGCAGACGTTAGATGCGTATCCTGAGTATTTGGATCGTGTCTCGAAATCAAAACTATGCGAAGACGATTCCACAGAAGATCTTTTTTATGTGCCAAAGAACCATCATTTGCACCTCTGTTATACATTCAGGGAAGGAATGAAAATAGAAGCCATTGATCCGCTTAATCTTTCGGCCATATGCGCGGCAACGGTTATGCAAGTTTTAAAGGAAGACTACATAATGATTCGTATAGATAGTTACGACGAGGATGCGAGTGGTGCTGATTGGTTCTGTTATCATTCatgttcaccttgtatttttCCAATCGGATTTTGTTCACAACATGGTTTACCGCTTACACCACCAAAGGGCTACGATCCTACTACATTCACATGGGATGCATATTTAACAGAGACGAATACTATACCGGCTCCTGTGCAATTATTTAATAGG GAAATACCTCAACACGGTTTTATTGAGGGAATGAGGCTCGAAGCTGCCGATTTGATGGATCCTAGATTAGTTTGCGTTGCTACTATTACTAGGGTGATCGGAAGGTTATTAAGAGTACACTTCGATGGTTGGGAAGACGAGTACGACCAATGGTTAGATTGTCAGAGTCCCGACATTTATCCAGTTGGGTGGTGCGATCTGGTCGATCATAAACTAGAAGGGCCCCGTGTACTCACTAAAAACACTAGTCCTACTG TAAAATCACCAAGAGGCCTTAAACGTAAAGCTAAGAGAAAGTTGAAGAAAAGCAGCAAAATATCCTGCGCGAAAAACATTCTACCTCGGCACAGCGAACGTATTAGCATGGCTCGTGAACGTGAACGAGAATTAGAGCCAGCTCAAGGGGTAAAGATTGAAAGAGAACGCGACGTGGAAAGCTTACCAGAACAAAGGAATAGAGAACCGGAGCCGGCAGAAGAGCCTGCTGGTCCTGATCAAACATTACCCAGTCCTACCACGGGACAAGGTCAAGCGCTAAATGATACTCAAAGTGAAATACAAAGTCCTCCGCCGCCGAAAGAAAGAACTGCGACATCGTATATCAAT GTGACGTCTGCCTCTAGTAAATACATCCCAAGGCTAGCAGATGGTGTTCAGAAAAGTTCTGAGTCTGGTGATTTAGTGCCATCTGAATGGAATGTGTTTGATGTTGCACAATTCCTTCGTGTTAATGATTGTGCAACATATTGCGATAATTTTAGTAAACGTAAAATAGATGGGAAAACTTTGTTGACGCTCACTAAGGACCAAATAATAGACCTGACAGGTTTCAAAGTTGGGCCTTCCTTAAAAATATATGATCTTATTCAGCAATTAAAAATCAAAGTGAATCCAGCTCAGGAAAGATTGAAATTAggaatgaaaaaattattataa